Proteins co-encoded in one Bacillus sp. FSL H8-0547 genomic window:
- a CDS encoding RDD family protein yields the protein MDVHYAGFWLRFWAYLIDIIVIWSINRIVFHPLFTWLDIPVSKTFIFSPIAICSAAVFYAYFVLMTKFLGQTLGKMVLGLKVISVKQEKLTWSTVLFREFIGRFISKFTWIGYAVAAFTPKKQGVHDLFADTAVVTEYLRKSERTLAPARAE from the coding sequence ATGGATGTCCACTACGCCGGCTTCTGGCTTAGATTCTGGGCGTATCTGATTGATATCATTGTCATTTGGAGCATCAACCGGATTGTCTTTCATCCGCTTTTTACATGGCTGGATATTCCAGTATCGAAAACGTTTATTTTTTCTCCGATCGCGATTTGTTCCGCGGCCGTCTTTTACGCGTATTTTGTCCTGATGACGAAATTTCTCGGGCAAACTCTCGGTAAAATGGTGCTTGGTCTGAAAGTGATTTCTGTTAAACAGGAAAAACTGACATGGAGCACCGTTCTGTTCAGAGAGTTTATCGGGCGATTTATTTCAAAGTTCACGTGGATCGGCTACGCTGTCGCAGCATTCACTCCAAAGAAACAGGGAGTGCACGATTTGTTTGCAGATACAGCCGTTGTAACTGAATATCTGAGAAAAAGCGAAAGAACCCTTGCTCCGGCAAGGGCAGAATAA
- a CDS encoding DUF2953 domain-containing protein: MVWIWICAIALLFFITLFLFMKITIIADIRHVGHDDEISLKLRAMFGLLKYTYKIPLIKVDPDGPNLLLKKEKAVGENQKPKNSDEKISPDDMLTSIKDVKELTEHIVHLHAIVKRFLAHISITKFEWRSEIGTGDAAETGFLIGPGWTLKGAALGIISHYMKLKKPPILSIEPNFYQKSSKTMLSCMLHFRTGHAMLAGLRLLKYWRGGRPTLRDQQFSFLSKKKNTPA, from the coding sequence GTGGTCTGGATATGGATTTGCGCTATTGCACTACTTTTTTTTATTACGCTTTTCTTGTTTATGAAAATAACGATTATCGCTGATATCAGACACGTAGGACACGACGATGAAATAAGCCTGAAACTTAGAGCTATGTTTGGACTGCTGAAATACACCTATAAAATTCCTTTAATTAAAGTGGATCCTGATGGACCGAACCTGCTGCTGAAAAAAGAAAAAGCAGTCGGCGAGAATCAAAAGCCTAAGAACAGTGACGAAAAAATTTCTCCTGATGATATGCTGACGAGCATAAAGGATGTGAAAGAATTGACCGAGCACATTGTGCATCTGCATGCGATCGTGAAACGGTTTCTCGCACATATTTCCATCACGAAGTTTGAGTGGCGGTCAGAGATAGGCACAGGTGACGCCGCTGAAACAGGATTTCTTATTGGACCCGGGTGGACATTAAAAGGAGCGGCTCTCGGCATCATCAGCCATTACATGAAACTGAAGAAACCTCCCATTCTTTCAATTGAGCCGAATTTTTATCAAAAGAGCTCAAAAACGATGCTTTCATGTATGCTCCACTTTCGAACAGGGCATGCTATGTTGGCGGGACTGCGCCTGCTCAAATACTGGAGAGGCGGACGTCCAACTTTACGGGATCAGCAGTTTTCTTTTTTGTCCAAGAAAAAGAACACACCAGCTTAA
- the ytfJ gene encoding GerW family sporulation protein: MSDHPIQGLMKTAMENLKQMIDVNTIIGDPVETPDGSVILTVSKVGFGFAAGGSEFNGTGIEEKNTGGTAGGQHDHHKHPFGGGSGGGVSITPIAFLIVGHNGIKMLHLDESTHLYERILDTAPQAVEKIQGIFKKNKNDHSHTGHQQQKDDFDI, from the coding sequence ATGAGCGATCATCCAATTCAGGGCCTGATGAAAACGGCTATGGAAAATCTTAAGCAGATGATTGATGTGAACACAATCATCGGCGACCCTGTCGAAACACCTGACGGAAGCGTCATTTTGACCGTTTCAAAGGTTGGTTTCGGGTTTGCAGCAGGGGGCAGTGAATTTAATGGAACGGGTATTGAAGAAAAGAATACCGGCGGAACAGCTGGCGGTCAGCATGACCACCATAAACATCCGTTTGGCGGCGGAAGCGGCGGCGGAGTTTCAATCACGCCGATTGCCTTTCTCATTGTCGGCCACAACGGAATTAAAATGCTTCATTTAGATGAAAGCACACACCTGTACGAACGAATTCTCGATACGGCTCCACAGGCAGTTGAAAAAATTCAGGGAATCTTCAAAAAGAACAAAAATGATCACAGCCACACTGGTCATCAGCAGCAAAAAGATGATTTTGATATTTAA
- the tpx gene encoding thiol peroxidase encodes MASITFKQNPVTLIGNEVKVGDTAPNFTVLANNLSEVSLSDSKGQVRILSVVPSIDTGVCDAQTRRFNEEASKIDNLKVLTVSVDLPFAQKRWCAANGIENVQTVSDHRDLSFGEAYGVHIQELRLLARAVFVVDSNDKVTYVEYVSEATDHPDYDAAIEAAKAAN; translated from the coding sequence ATGGCGTCTATTACATTCAAGCAAAATCCGGTAACACTTATTGGAAACGAGGTAAAAGTCGGAGATACAGCTCCAAATTTCACAGTGCTTGCCAATAATCTTTCAGAAGTTTCACTGTCCGATTCAAAAGGACAAGTCCGCATTCTTTCTGTCGTTCCTTCTATCGACACAGGTGTTTGTGATGCACAGACGCGCCGTTTTAATGAAGAAGCTTCAAAAATTGACAACCTGAAAGTGCTGACTGTCAGCGTCGACCTTCCATTCGCGCAAAAACGCTGGTGTGCAGCTAACGGCATCGAAAATGTCCAAACCGTTTCTGACCACCGCGACCTTTCCTTTGGCGAAGCATACGGCGTACACATTCAAGAACTCAGACTTCTTGCGAGAGCTGTATTCGTTGTCGACAGCAATGACAAAGTAACGTATGTAGAATATGTGAGCGAAGCAACAGACCATCCAGACTATGATGCTGCAATCGAAGCGGCTAAAGCTGCCAACTGA
- a CDS encoding class I SAM-dependent methyltransferase, which produces MQAVSNVEKLFTMMNESAEIISKECNLTYIEAVAETGENLFQNEVLQDEMSEVTKKNLAKKYEQANISSFQKEEIRKAFQLVILKGLKDGAHANHQMTPDTVGLFTGYLVSKFAAGEKNISILDPAVGTGNLLTAVLNHIGGENVLSYGVEVDDLLIKLAYLNANLGEHTVQFYNQDSLEPLYVDPVNYVICDLPVGYYPNDVGADKFKLKADSGHSYSHHLFIEQSLNYTKPGGYLFFIVPNHLFESAEAPKLKAYLKDHAIVQGLLKLPQTLFKDKQHEKSLFILQKKGEGVSAPKHAMLAELPRFSDKAGMQSIMKQLDGWFKENK; this is translated from the coding sequence ATGCAAGCCGTTTCGAATGTTGAAAAGCTGTTCACGATGATGAATGAATCAGCCGAGATTATTTCAAAAGAATGCAACCTTACATATATTGAAGCCGTAGCTGAAACCGGCGAAAATCTTTTCCAGAATGAAGTGCTGCAGGATGAAATGAGCGAGGTCACGAAAAAGAACCTTGCAAAAAAATATGAACAGGCAAACATCTCTTCTTTTCAAAAGGAAGAGATCCGCAAAGCCTTTCAGCTTGTTATTCTAAAGGGTCTTAAAGATGGCGCCCATGCCAATCACCAGATGACTCCGGATACAGTCGGGCTGTTTACAGGCTACTTGGTAAGCAAGTTTGCAGCCGGGGAAAAGAACATTTCGATTCTTGATCCTGCTGTTGGGACGGGCAACCTTCTCACGGCCGTTCTTAACCATATTGGCGGGGAGAATGTGCTGAGCTACGGTGTGGAAGTGGATGACCTCCTGATTAAGCTTGCCTACCTGAATGCCAATCTTGGAGAGCATACTGTTCAGTTTTATAACCAGGATTCTCTTGAGCCGCTCTATGTAGATCCTGTAAATTACGTCATCTGCGATTTGCCTGTAGGGTATTATCCAAATGATGTCGGTGCAGACAAATTCAAATTAAAAGCAGACAGCGGCCATTCATACTCCCATCACCTGTTTATTGAGCAGAGTCTGAACTATACAAAACCGGGCGGCTATCTTTTCTTTATTGTGCCGAATCATCTTTTTGAGTCTGCAGAAGCACCGAAGCTGAAAGCATACTTAAAGGATCATGCTATTGTTCAAGGTCTTTTGAAGCTCCCGCAGACCCTGTTTAAAGACAAGCAGCATGAAAAAAGCCTGTTTATTCTTCAAAAGAAAGGCGAAGGTGTTTCTGCACCGAAGCACGCCATGCTTGCTGAGCTGCCGAGATTCTCCGATAAAGCAGGCATGCAGTCCATCATGAAGCAGCTTGACGGCTGGTTCAAAGAAAATAAATAA
- a CDS encoding acetate kinase produces the protein MAKVIAINAGSSSLKFQLFEMPAETVLTAGLVERIGLDKAVFTISVNGEKQTETTEIPDHAVAVKILLSKLTDLGIIQSLDEIEGIGHRVVHGGEKFDDSVLITPETLAQIEELSELAPLHNPANVVGIKAFKEVLPNVPAVAVFDTAFHQTMPDQSFLYSLPYEYYEKFGIRKYGFHGTSHKYVSERAAELLGRPIEQLRLISCHLGNGASIAAIEGGKSIDTSMGFTPLAGVAMGTRSGNIDPALIPFIMEKTGHSAIEVLDILNKKSGLLGISGLSSDLRDITKAAEEGNDRARTSLEVFASRIHKYIGSYAARMSGVDAIIFTAGIGENSIDIRERVLRGLEFMGVYWDPSLNQVRGEEAFISYPHSPVKVMIIPTNEEVMIARDVERIAK, from the coding sequence ATGGCAAAAGTAATTGCAATTAATGCTGGGAGCTCTTCATTGAAGTTCCAGTTGTTTGAAATGCCTGCAGAGACAGTGCTGACAGCAGGTCTTGTTGAGCGCATCGGGCTAGACAAAGCTGTATTCACGATTTCTGTGAACGGAGAAAAACAAACAGAAACAACGGAAATTCCAGATCACGCAGTGGCTGTTAAAATTCTTCTTTCTAAGCTGACAGACCTTGGCATCATTCAATCACTTGATGAAATTGAAGGAATCGGACACCGTGTTGTTCACGGTGGCGAAAAGTTCGACGATTCCGTCCTGATTACACCGGAAACACTTGCACAAATTGAAGAGCTGTCAGAGCTTGCTCCTCTTCACAATCCGGCAAACGTTGTCGGAATTAAGGCATTTAAAGAAGTGCTTCCAAATGTGCCGGCTGTAGCCGTTTTTGACACTGCTTTTCATCAGACAATGCCTGATCAGTCTTTCCTTTACAGCCTTCCATACGAATACTATGAAAAGTTCGGCATCCGTAAATACGGATTCCATGGTACGTCGCATAAATATGTATCAGAAAGAGCGGCTGAGCTTCTTGGCCGTCCAATCGAGCAGCTTCGCCTGATTTCATGCCACTTAGGAAACGGCGCAAGTATCGCTGCTATTGAAGGCGGTAAGTCTATTGATACTTCTATGGGCTTCACACCTCTTGCAGGTGTTGCAATGGGTACGCGTTCAGGGAACATTGACCCTGCCCTTATCCCGTTCATCATGGAAAAAACAGGACACTCAGCGATTGAAGTGCTTGATATCTTGAACAAAAAGAGCGGACTGCTAGGTATTTCCGGACTGTCTTCAGACCTTCGCGACATCACTAAAGCTGCTGAAGAAGGAAACGACCGTGCAAGAACGTCTCTTGAAGTGTTTGCAAGCAGAATTCATAAATACATCGGTTCCTATGCAGCGCGCATGTCCGGTGTAGATGCGATCATCTTTACGGCAGGAATCGGCGAAAACAGCATTGATATTCGTGAACGCGTTCTCCGCGGTCTTGAATTCATGGGTGTTTACTGGGATCCTTCGCTGAACCAGGTGCGCGGTGAAGAGGCGTTTATCAGCTATCCTCACTCACCGGTTAAAGTCATGATCATCCCTACAAATGAAGAAGTAATGATTGCACGCGACGTAGAGCGCATTGCAAAATAA
- a CDS encoding Na+/H+ antiporter NhaC family protein, with protein MEYAWLSLVPFLIVIAFSIWLKEILPGLVAGLIIGSYLVKPDLLGGLEQVLKYVLKTLEDDTNIQIIGFLYLFGGLVGMMKISGGIKGFSEWVGKRVKSERGLLSMIWLSLPFTFMMPMFRIMMIGPVIKSLMEKSDLSRQKVGFTMDVSTASTIVLLPAGTAFTGFMLSLVEGGIERNQLDLPPYQIYLQSIPFNFFAIAMLVLGLVSTFKKPKKKLDEKKEAVEEHPYHGIGLKKELEQVEAQPWHLIVPLFFLLGLSMFLLWQDGMEKGAKSLFQAFAKADATFVMLLAVFLTLVLTFVFYSIRRVPLKETLYHFYDGGNQLMQAIILLILVWALSLSAEDIGFSDFISSTLGNVLPAAFVPAIIFLLGSAVGYFIGSSWGTWGLFMPLGMTLAAASGASLPLTVGAVFASGAFGAMTSPLGDTTITTASILEMPVVSYARYKLKFTAVGCAAAAVLYACAGFFLN; from the coding sequence ATGGAGTATGCCTGGCTTTCACTTGTACCGTTTCTCATCGTTATTGCTTTTTCCATATGGCTGAAGGAAATACTGCCCGGACTTGTAGCGGGTCTTATTATCGGTTCTTATCTTGTAAAACCAGACCTGCTTGGAGGGCTTGAGCAGGTTTTGAAGTATGTATTAAAAACACTTGAAGATGATACAAATATTCAGATTATCGGGTTTCTTTATTTGTTCGGCGGACTTGTCGGCATGATGAAAATCTCAGGAGGAATTAAAGGTTTTTCAGAATGGGTAGGCAAAAGGGTCAAATCAGAAAGAGGCCTTTTAAGCATGATCTGGCTGTCTTTGCCGTTTACGTTTATGATGCCGATGTTCAGGATCATGATGATCGGCCCGGTTATTAAATCGCTGATGGAAAAAAGCGATCTTTCAAGACAAAAAGTAGGATTTACAATGGACGTTTCAACAGCATCAACCATTGTTCTCCTGCCGGCGGGAACGGCCTTTACGGGATTCATGCTGTCACTTGTAGAAGGGGGAATTGAGCGGAATCAGCTCGATCTTCCGCCGTATCAAATCTATCTCCAGAGTATCCCGTTTAACTTTTTTGCCATCGCGATGCTGGTTCTTGGTCTTGTCAGCACGTTTAAAAAGCCGAAGAAAAAGCTGGATGAAAAGAAAGAAGCAGTAGAGGAACATCCCTATCATGGCATCGGGCTTAAAAAAGAGCTTGAACAAGTAGAGGCTCAGCCGTGGCACCTGATTGTGCCTTTATTCTTCCTGCTGGGTCTTTCGATGTTTCTGCTGTGGCAGGACGGGATGGAAAAAGGTGCAAAGTCCCTTTTTCAGGCATTTGCAAAAGCTGATGCCACATTTGTCATGCTGCTTGCTGTGTTTTTAACACTCGTTCTGACATTTGTGTTTTACAGCATAAGGCGAGTACCGCTGAAAGAGACGCTCTATCACTTCTACGACGGAGGCAACCAGCTGATGCAGGCAATTATTCTTTTGATCCTTGTGTGGGCATTGTCTCTCTCTGCAGAAGATATCGGGTTTTCAGATTTTATCAGCTCAACGCTTGGAAATGTGCTGCCGGCTGCTTTTGTCCCGGCCATCATATTTTTGCTCGGTTCGGCAGTAGGATATTTCATCGGATCCTCCTGGGGGACGTGGGGGCTGTTTATGCCTCTTGGCATGACGCTCGCAGCTGCTTCAGGAGCATCACTGCCTTTGACAGTCGGAGCGGTTTTTGCAAGCGGGGCTTTTGGGGCCATGACTTCTCCGCTTGGGGATACGACGATTACAACAGCATCCATTTTGGAAATGCCGGTTGTGTCCTATGCAAGGTATAAATTGAAATTTACCGCCGTCGGCTGTGCTGCAGCTGCGGTCCTGTATGCATGTGCGGGATTTTTTCTTAACTAA
- a CDS encoding EcsC family protein, translated as MALTKRETALLLEIERWEDSMGEDLRSDFGRTYDKWLNGKLNQLPGPMKEKFFGKLDDILFHLHAFIQNSHVQQDARQQLLMTAKTFHDEIEQIEDLKKLSVDQLHYLSDLQLSKHRLYSFVQGGLAGTGGLLLMGIDLPAQMLLNLRAVQMTALSYGYEVNTPYEMMTSLKVYHASILPKHLRYEQWTSLKEELQDSESHPFFYEGEDGFANQATLDHLVKQLVKVSAISMLRKKMIGGIPLIGMAIGAGVNYQMTRQITEFAHQFYRYRLLLEKKDSEHEFN; from the coding sequence ATGGCGCTAACAAAACGTGAAACCGCCTTGCTTTTAGAAATCGAAAGATGGGAAGACTCCATGGGGGAGGATCTTCGCTCGGATTTCGGACGGACATACGACAAATGGCTGAACGGGAAACTGAATCAGCTGCCGGGTCCGATGAAAGAGAAATTTTTCGGCAAACTGGATGATATTTTGTTTCACTTGCATGCGTTTATCCAAAACTCTCATGTGCAGCAGGATGCCCGTCAGCAGCTTCTGATGACGGCAAAGACATTTCATGATGAAATCGAACAGATAGAGGACCTGAAAAAATTATCTGTTGACCAGCTGCATTATTTATCCGATCTTCAGCTGTCAAAGCACAGGCTTTATTCGTTCGTTCAGGGCGGCCTCGCAGGTACGGGAGGACTATTGCTGATGGGAATTGATCTGCCTGCTCAAATGCTGCTCAACCTCCGCGCCGTTCAAATGACGGCACTCAGCTATGGATATGAAGTGAACACCCCGTATGAAATGATGACTTCTTTAAAGGTTTATCATGCATCCATTTTGCCGAAGCACCTGAGGTATGAGCAATGGACTTCCCTTAAGGAAGAATTGCAGGACAGCGAGAGCCATCCGTTCTTTTATGAAGGGGAAGATGGGTTTGCCAATCAGGCGACACTTGATCATCTTGTGAAGCAGCTTGTCAAAGTATCAGCGATATCGATGCTGAGAAAAAAAATGATTGGCGGCATACCATTGATCGGAATGGCAATCGGGGCCGGGGTGAATTACCAGATGACACGGCAGATCACGGAGTTTGCCCATCAATTCTACAGATACAGGCTTCTGCTTGAAAAAAAGGATTCAGAGCATGAGTTCAATTGA
- a CDS encoding MogA/MoaB family molybdenum cofactor biosynthesis protein, translating to MSSIEHKKMAPVRVSCKVITVSDTRTADTDKSGRLILSLLEEAGHGAAEYEIVPDEEMLIKNAAVSGCKAPDIDAVLISGGTGIAKRDVTLEAVSGIFEKELPGFGEIFRMLSYQEDIGSAAILSRAAAGTADNTIVFSMPGSTGAVRLAMEKLILPELGHIVKELKKDLS from the coding sequence ATGAGTTCAATTGAGCACAAAAAAATGGCTCCTGTCCGTGTATCCTGTAAAGTGATCACCGTCAGCGACACCAGAACAGCAGATACAGACAAAAGCGGCAGGCTCATTCTATCTCTTTTAGAGGAAGCAGGCCACGGGGCAGCAGAATATGAAATAGTTCCCGATGAAGAAATGCTCATAAAAAATGCAGCAGTCAGCGGCTGCAAAGCTCCTGATATAGACGCTGTATTAATCAGCGGCGGCACAGGCATTGCAAAAAGAGACGTTACACTTGAAGCTGTGTCCGGCATTTTCGAAAAGGAACTTCCAGGCTTCGGCGAGATCTTCCGCATGCTCAGCTATCAGGAAGACATCGGTTCTGCCGCCATTTTGAGCAGGGCGGCCGCAGGAACCGCCGACAATACGATTGTTTTCTCCATGCCCGGCTCAACCGGAGCAGTCAGACTTGCAATGGAGAAGCTCATTCTGCCGGAGCTTGGGCATATAGTGAAAGAATTGAAGAAAGATCTCTCATGA
- a CDS encoding argininosuccinate synthase, with protein sequence MVENKKVVLAYSGGLDTSVAVKWLQDQGYEVVACCLDVGEGKDLAFVQSKALQVGASKSYVIDAKKEFADEYALAALQAHALYEGKYPLVSALSRPLIAKKLVEVAEQEGAVAVAHGCTGKGNDQVRFEVSIKALNPDLEVLAPVREWSWSREEEIQYAMDNNIPIPVNLDSPYSIDQNLWGRSNECGVLEDPWAAPPEGAYDLTNALEHTPDTPEIIEIGFEKGVPVTLNGVSYPLSDLILHLNTVAGNHGVGRIDHVENRLVGIKSREVYECPAAMTLIKAHKELEDLTLVKEVAHFKPVIEMKLTELIYNGLWFSPLKDALMGFLKETQEYVTGTVRVKLFKGHAIVEGRKSEYSLYDEKLATYTTEDSFDHGAAVGFISLYGLPTKVSSMVQGKKKVNV encoded by the coding sequence ATGGTTGAAAATAAAAAAGTAGTTCTTGCCTATTCAGGCGGATTAGATACTTCAGTAGCAGTTAAATGGCTTCAGGATCAGGGATATGAAGTTGTGGCCTGCTGCCTGGACGTTGGAGAAGGAAAAGACCTGGCGTTTGTTCAAAGCAAAGCCCTTCAGGTCGGCGCATCAAAATCGTATGTGATCGATGCAAAAAAAGAATTTGCTGATGAATATGCACTCGCTGCTCTGCAGGCACATGCTCTGTATGAAGGAAAGTATCCGCTTGTATCCGCGCTGTCCCGTCCGCTCATTGCAAAAAAACTTGTAGAAGTTGCTGAACAGGAAGGGGCTGTAGCTGTAGCCCACGGCTGCACGGGAAAAGGAAACGATCAGGTGCGGTTTGAAGTATCCATCAAAGCATTGAATCCTGACCTTGAAGTGCTTGCGCCGGTTCGTGAGTGGAGCTGGTCACGGGAAGAGGAAATCCAATATGCAATGGACAACAACATTCCGATCCCGGTCAACCTTGACAGCCCGTACTCAATCGACCAGAACTTATGGGGAAGAAGCAATGAATGCGGCGTTTTAGAGGATCCGTGGGCGGCTCCGCCGGAAGGAGCCTATGATCTGACGAACGCGCTGGAACATACACCTGACACGCCTGAAATCATTGAAATCGGATTTGAAAAAGGGGTTCCTGTTACGTTAAATGGCGTTTCCTACCCGCTTTCTGATCTGATTCTTCATTTAAACACAGTTGCCGGCAATCATGGAGTCGGACGGATCGACCATGTTGAGAACCGCCTTGTGGGCATCAAATCCCGTGAAGTATATGAATGCCCTGCAGCCATGACGCTGATCAAAGCTCATAAGGAGCTTGAGGATCTGACGCTGGTGAAAGAAGTGGCCCACTTTAAACCGGTCATTGAAATGAAGCTGACCGAACTGATTTATAACGGTCTTTGGTTCTCGCCGCTTAAAGATGCGCTGATGGGCTTCCTGAAAGAAACGCAGGAATATGTGACAGGCACAGTTCGTGTCAAACTGTTTAAAGGGCATGCCATTGTAGAAGGAAGAAAGTCGGAGTATTCCCTCTATGATGAAAAGCTTGCAACTTACACAACCGAAGATTCCTTTGACCACGGGGCTGCAGTCGGATTTATTTCTCTGTATGGACTTCCGACAAAAGTAAGCAGCATGGTGCAGGGGAAAAAGAAGGTGAATGTATGA
- the argH gene encoding argininosuccinate lyase, whose translation MKKLWGGRFQKTPEKWVDEFGASISFDQELVFEDIQGSLAHVHMLGECGILSLEEAEQIKSGLLLLKEKAEKGELSFSVDYEDIHLNLEKLLIDEIGPVGGKLHTGRSRNDQVATDMHLYLKNHVNEIVGLISAFQETLLKQAKENVETILPGYTHLQRAQPISFAHHLLAYFWMLERDKQRFSESLKRISLSPLGCGALAGTTFPIDRKLTAELLEFDGIYENSLDGVSDRDFIVEFLSNSSIMMMHLSRLCEELILWCSQEFQFVELDDTYATGSSMMPQKKNPDMAELIRGKTGRVYGNLFALLTTLKGLPLAYNKDMQEDKEGMFDAVRTVEGSLQIFTGMIGTLKVKEEKMKKATTEDFSNATELADYLAKKGMPFREAHEVVGKLVYTCIQKGIYLKDLPLAEYKAASDLFSEDLFEAIDPYTAVAKRISDGGTGFSKVKEALLKAEDALS comes from the coding sequence ATGAAAAAGCTGTGGGGAGGCCGTTTTCAAAAAACACCCGAGAAATGGGTAGATGAGTTTGGCGCATCTATTTCATTCGATCAAGAGCTTGTCTTTGAAGACATTCAGGGCAGCCTCGCACATGTTCATATGCTTGGCGAATGCGGGATCCTTTCACTTGAAGAAGCAGAGCAGATTAAATCCGGCCTGCTTCTTCTGAAAGAAAAAGCCGAAAAAGGAGAGCTTTCTTTTTCAGTGGATTATGAGGATATTCATCTGAATCTTGAGAAACTGCTGATCGATGAGATTGGTCCAGTCGGAGGCAAGCTTCACACAGGGAGAAGCAGAAATGACCAAGTGGCGACGGACATGCACTTGTATCTGAAAAACCATGTGAACGAAATTGTCGGACTGATCTCTGCGTTTCAGGAAACGCTTCTCAAGCAGGCGAAAGAAAATGTTGAGACCATTCTTCCGGGGTATACACATCTTCAAAGAGCGCAGCCGATTTCCTTTGCTCATCACCTTCTTGCCTATTTTTGGATGCTTGAGCGGGACAAACAGCGTTTTTCGGAATCCTTGAAACGGATCAGCCTTTCCCCGCTTGGCTGCGGTGCTCTCGCTGGCACCACTTTTCCGATTGACCGCAAGCTGACTGCTGAGCTTTTGGAGTTTGACGGCATTTATGAAAACAGCCTTGACGGCGTAAGCGACCGTGATTTCATTGTTGAGTTTTTAAGCAACAGCTCAATCATGATGATGCATCTGTCCCGTCTTTGTGAAGAATTGATTCTCTGGTGCAGTCAGGAATTTCAGTTTGTCGAGCTTGATGACACTTATGCAACCGGCAGTTCCATGATGCCTCAGAAGAAAAATCCGGATATGGCCGAACTGATCCGCGGAAAAACGGGACGGGTCTACGGCAATCTGTTTGCTTTGCTCACAACGTTAAAGGGTCTTCCACTTGCATACAACAAAGATATGCAGGAAGACAAAGAGGGCATGTTTGATGCAGTCCGCACGGTTGAAGGCAGTCTGCAGATCTTCACTGGAATGATCGGCACACTCAAGGTCAAAGAAGAGAAAATGAAGAAAGCGACAACGGAGGATTTTTCAAATGCAACCGAGCTTGCGGATTATCTTGCTAAAAAAGGCATGCCATTCCGAGAAGCGCACGAAGTGGTCGGAAAGCTTGTGTATACGTGCATCCAAAAAGGCATCTATTTAAAAGATCTGCCGCTTGCTGAATACAAAGCTGCATCTGATTTATTTTCAGAAGATCTGTTTGAAGCGATCGATCCCTACACAGCCGTTGCAAAGAGAATCAGTGATGGCGGCACCGGTTTTTCAAAAGTAAAGGAAGCGCTGCTGAAGGCTGAAGACGCGCTGTCATAA